A genomic region of Pseudomonadota bacterium contains the following coding sequences:
- a CDS encoding efflux RND transporter periplasmic adaptor subunit, with the protein MRRAMLAGCALALMGCESGGARGHEHGHGHGHGHGHGDGHGDGHDHDHDHDHGHGHGHGHGHGHEVVRVTRWTERMELYAEHGVALAGEAWEFVAHLTLLEGFEPLKEASVRLELQGGGSLLAEALHGVRPGVFRATMVVAAAGVYSAKVVVARPGSRETVGGFQVRMHESARAARHARQDAKQASDEAIEFLKEQQWQIPFATAEVVRGQVTPSLVVSGEVVTPPGGQAEVGAAIAGRVVAPSTGLPRPGQKVTRGDLLAGLAPAPTAPEAGTRAKLEVVQARARVQAGRAALARARRLIAARAIPRRQLEDARRELRVAEQALSAAKRAQALFTGAASGKGGGMYRVTAPISGVVVEVRATTGKSVASGQLLFRIVDLGELWLRARVPEHDAPRLRAELDASFLLPGVDSWQPLRLSGERPTASLVSVGRTVDPRSRTVDVIYALREPDPRLRVGAMVRMAVPAGATWQGVVVPSDAVQEQDGQPLVYVQLDGEHFEERRVRVGPSAGDTLGVVRGLRVGERVVTRGAAIVRLASRTSGAPAHGHVH; encoded by the coding sequence GTGAGGCGGGCGATGCTTGCGGGTTGCGCACTGGCGCTGATGGGATGTGAGAGCGGGGGGGCGCGCGGTCACGAGCATGGGCATGGGCATGGGCACGGACACGGACACGGCGACGGCCACGGCGACGGCCACGATCACGACCACGACCACGATCACGGCCACGGCCACGGCCACGGCCACGGCCACGGCCACGAGGTGGTGCGGGTTACCAGGTGGACGGAGAGGATGGAGTTGTATGCGGAGCATGGGGTTGCGTTAGCGGGGGAGGCTTGGGAGTTCGTGGCGCACCTCACGCTGCTCGAGGGATTCGAGCCGTTAAAAGAGGCGTCGGTGAGATTGGAGCTGCAGGGTGGGGGCTCGCTGCTTGCAGAGGCCTTGCACGGTGTGCGGCCGGGGGTGTTCCGGGCGACGATGGTGGTTGCTGCTGCAGGGGTCTACAGTGCCAAGGTGGTGGTTGCCCGACCAGGTAGTCGGGAGACGGTGGGCGGATTTCAGGTGCGCATGCACGAGAGCGCGCGCGCGGCCAGGCATGCGCGGCAGGACGCGAAGCAGGCGAGCGATGAAGCCATCGAGTTTCTCAAAGAACAGCAGTGGCAGATTCCGTTTGCAACCGCAGAGGTGGTGCGCGGCCAGGTTACGCCGTCGCTGGTGGTGTCGGGGGAGGTCGTTACGCCACCGGGCGGGCAGGCGGAGGTCGGAGCAGCCATTGCGGGTCGCGTGGTGGCACCGAGCACGGGGTTGCCAAGGCCAGGGCAGAAGGTGACGCGCGGGGATCTGCTCGCGGGCCTTGCCCCGGCGCCCACCGCGCCGGAGGCTGGGACGCGGGCGAAGTTGGAGGTCGTGCAAGCCAGGGCCCGAGTGCAGGCCGGCCGCGCCGCGCTGGCACGCGCCAGGCGCTTGATCGCAGCGCGTGCCATCCCGCGGCGGCAGCTTGAGGATGCGCGGCGAGAGCTGCGCGTGGCCGAGCAGGCGCTGTCGGCAGCCAAGCGCGCCCAAGCCTTGTTCACGGGCGCTGCAAGCGGTAAGGGCGGCGGGATGTATCGGGTGACTGCGCCGATTTCCGGAGTCGTGGTCGAGGTGCGGGCGACCACCGGCAAGTCGGTTGCGAGCGGACAGCTTCTGTTTCGGATCGTCGACCTCGGCGAGCTCTGGCTGCGAGCGCGCGTTCCCGAGCACGATGCTCCACGCCTGCGCGCCGAGCTGGACGCGAGCTTCTTGCTGCCGGGGGTCGACTCGTGGCAGCCGCTTCGACTTTCCGGAGAGCGGCCGACCGCTTCGCTCGTCAGCGTGGGGCGAACAGTCGACCCGCGCTCGCGCACGGTGGACGTCATCTACGCCCTGCGTGAGCCCGATCCACGCCTGCGCGTGGGCGCGATGGTACGCATGGCCGTGCCCGCGGGCGCGACCTGGCAGGGCGTGGTCGTGCCGAGCGACGCGGTGCAAGAACAGGACGGTCAGCCCCTGGTCTACGTGCAGCTGGATGGGGAGCACTTCGAGGAGCGCCGGGTGCGGGTGGGCCCGAGCGCCGGGGACACGTTGGGCGTCGTACGGGGTCTACGGGTTGGCGAGAGGGTGGTCACGCGTGGAGCGGCAATCGTGCGCCTGGCATCGCGTACCTCCGGCGCACCTGCGCACGGGCACGTCCATTAG
- a CDS encoding TolC family protein, producing MLLERALEGRQAVSHARRSRTLARVAEKRAAWTWLPIFSVTAGANMEDMRYGYAAGFALNVPLFDHGQALRAQAEAQRALSNARLEALERTLKAEITAAHAVYEAANAELERFERVTAEPLQTLLQAAYSGYREGERSLVELLDAQQAQTQAAQRRLELLLAAKRAEAEVRVAAGELP from the coding sequence GTGTTGCTGGAGCGGGCGCTCGAGGGGCGCCAAGCCGTCTCGCATGCCCGGCGCTCGCGGACCTTGGCGCGCGTCGCGGAAAAGCGGGCCGCTTGGACCTGGCTGCCCATCTTCAGTGTGACGGCCGGGGCCAACATGGAGGACATGCGCTACGGCTATGCCGCGGGTTTCGCGCTCAATGTTCCGTTGTTCGATCATGGACAGGCGCTTCGCGCTCAAGCGGAGGCGCAGCGCGCGCTCAGCAACGCGCGGCTCGAAGCTCTGGAGCGCACGCTGAAGGCCGAGATCACGGCCGCGCATGCTGTGTACGAGGCGGCGAATGCGGAGCTCGAGCGCTTCGAGCGCGTAACCGCGGAGCCGCTCCAGACGCTGCTTCAAGCAGCCTACAGCGGGTATCGCGAGGGTGAGCGCTCGCTGGTGGAACTGCTGGACGCGCAGCAAGCCCAAACGCAGGCGGCGCAGCGCAGGCTGGAGCTGCTGCTGGCGGCGAAGCGAGCGGAGGCGGAGGTGCGGGTTGCGGCGGGAGAGCTCCCGTGA